In Phycisphaerae bacterium RAS2, the DNA window GCGCATTGACTGCCTGAAACGCCGAAGCAGGAATCTCCCAGCCGAATACGGTCCGGTCAACGTGGCGGTCGGTGAACAAGTTGATCGAACTTCCGGCCTGCTCAAAAAACGCCCAGAACGCGATCGAGAATGTCGTCAGGATGACAACCACAAGGGTGCCCTCGCGTTCAGTCTTGCTCGATCGAAATGCCTCCCAAAGGATGTATGCGATGAACGCGAAGCCGATAATCGGCGCGGCGTAGGCCTCCACGAAGTGCGGTTCAGACACAAGGAACGCACCGATCGGTATGAAGGCAATGATGCCTCCATACAGCAGCATGGACTTGGCCAGTCCGCCCCCGCCGGCTGCGGTTGCCGAAACAGGCGGCAGCCCGCGCTCACCAAGGTGCTTCGTGAACAGCGTGAAACAAAGCAGACCGATGACCATGCCGACGCCGGCAAGGCCGAAACCGTAGTGGTATCCGTATCGCTCGCCGATGATGCCGCAGATGATGGGCGAAAGAAACGCTCCGATGTTGATCCCCATGTAGAAGATCGTGAACGCACCGTCACGCCGCGGGTCGCCCTGCTTGTACAGCGTCCCGACCATCGTCGATATGTTCGGCTTGAAGAAGCCGTTGCCCGCGACGATGAATGCGATGCAGGTGTAGAAGGTCCACTTGCTGTTCGGCAGAATGTTCAGCCCGGCAGACAACAGGCCGAACTGGCCGCAGGCCATCAGGATGCCGCCGAGCACAATCGAGCGGCGATAGCCGAGCATCCGATCGGCGATCATGCCGCCGATGAGCGGCGTCGCGTAGATCAAGCCGTTGATGGCGCCGTACGACGTCGTCGCGAACTTGTCTTCAAACATGAACCATTTGGTCATGTAGAAGATCAGCAGCGCGCGCATGCCGTAGAAGTTGAATCGTTCCCACAATTCGGCGAAGAAGAGGACAAACAGCCCCAGCGGGTGCCCTAAGAACGTGCGTTCGCGGCCGGCGTCCCCGGCGTATTCTACGCTGCTGCCGCCTGAATGGCTCATGGATTCGATCTCCAGGTCCTTCGCTGTTTGACCGCCGCTTGTGGGCTTCCCATAGCGGCGAGTCTAACCGACACGGCGGGTTGGTCCAGCGCCTTCGGGCCGGATCAAGCAGCCTCATTGAAAGGAAAGAGTTGGCGTTCGCCGGTCTCGATTGCATGCGCAACCGGCTCTTTTTGCACATGATTGCACACGCGATCGGCTAATTGCCCAATCAAATGCTTGCGCAATCTGCTCCTCATCTGCTTGGTTGCTCGCGCGAATGGCTCCCTTGCGAACGCTAACAAACGCCCGATAAGCCTGCGGCGCGACCTTTTATCTAACGAGTGCCGTGTGCCGGGCCGTTATGGGGGCTGCTATGAATACTTCCAACAACCCAACACCGTCGAACGAATCCGGCACGCCTTCGAACGCAACCGTCAACGCCGGCGAATCGCATGTCGAGACCGGCCGGTTCTGGTCTCGCGTGCTGACGATGACGGGGCTGACCATCCTGGGCATCACGCCTTGGGCCAATGCCGCCCTGCCGCAGCCGGACCTGCCGGCGGTCTGCCCGCCGCTGACGGCCTTCGCACACCCCACGTTGTTCGATGTATTCTGGGGGACGACGCCGATCAAGTTTCCGTATTGAGCGCGCTGCCGCACCACAACAACGCGGCGTCAAACCGAAGCACCCGCTGACAAAGAGCCGATTGCGAACGCAATCGAGGTTCGGGGATTCCCGTTCAAAGAGAGTGCTGTTCGCGCGAGCGCGCAAGGTCCTAGTTGTTCGAACTCAAATCGGAATTGAATCGCTATCCGTTCACCGGTGCGATTCGCCGCGGCTCTAAGAACGTGACTTCATTTCGCGACGACGCGTGTGCCCTGGATTCCACACTGGACCGTGCGGACTCGCCATCCTGCGGCACGTTCCACAAGTATTGAGATGGCTCCTCCCAGACGGCGCGCTCAAGCGATGCGAGCAAGTCACGTGTCAGATCGCCTTCGTTCATTGCAGCGCGCCATTCGTGTGTCGAGTGCAACGCAAGCGTAAAGCGCGTCGGCTGCGGCTCGCGGCGACACGTCACCACGGCCACGGGCACGTCGTACCATCGTGCCAGCCGCTCCATTGTGGGGTACGCCTGCAAATCCGCTCCGAGAAATCTCGACGGAACCCCCGGACCACGACGGCGCGACTGCTCGCACACCATCAAAACCGCCCCGCCGCGCTGCAACACCGCCGGAATCTCGCGCGCCGCACGCGCGCGATCCACAATTCGAATGCCTTCGATGCGCGACAGATCGCGCTGCCACGCCGCGAGGCCCGGTTGCGCGGCCGTGTCCGCCACAACGTGAATCGGCCGGAAAATCTGCCCCAGCGCGAACGCTCCCATTGTCAGACTGCCGTAATAACCCGTGGCCAGCAGGCAGCCGCGCCGGTCCGTGGCGAGCCGCTCCAGTTGATCGCGCCCATCCACGCGGAACATCGCCTCCCACCGGTCCGGCCGCATAAGCCGTCGCGTGAAGAGCACCTCCACCCAGAAGCGAGCGACGTGTTCGTACATTTGCTCGACCGTGACATCCGTAGCGATGCTTCGGGCGCCCACCGCGGCGACGATTCGCCGGCGCGCGAGTTGCCCTCCCGGCGTGTTCATCCGGCAAACACCGCGCGCAATCGCTGCCGCAAGGCGCGTCGTCGCGCGCATCCCCAGCGCGCGCAGCGTCGGCGCGATCACCCAGCGCAGGTAAGCGTGTCGAGCGGATTCAAGGCTCATCAGGAGTAATATCGGATTTTTTGCGGCGGCAGGCTGACGTCTTGCAATCGATCAGAAATGGGCGGGCCGGATCCGCTAGGCCACCATCGCCGAATCGTTGATTCCGTCGCCCGGCGGCCGGCCGGATCGCAAATTGTCGTAGAGTCGTTCGTAGTTGTCGGCATACTGGCGCAGGCTGAAGACCTCATACGCCTGGGCGCGGGCTGTGTCGGTCACGGTGCGGGCGAGCGCCGAATCCTCGATCGCGGTGAGCAACCGCGCCGCCAGCAGTTTCGGCTCGGCCCGCTTCACGAGCAGTCCATTGGATCGATCGGCGATCATTTCGGCGATGCTGCGAACGGCCGACCCGACAATCACCAGCCGGGCAGCCATGGCGGATGCGAGCGGCTCGACGCAAACCTCTTCCCGTGCGGGCGCGAGAAAGACATCGGCGCAGGCCGCGAGTTGCGGCCAGGTGAGCCGGTCGCCGGGAACAATGACCATCGCTTCGACGCCGATCGATCGGACAAATCGCAGAAGTCGCTTCGTTTCGTGCGATTCATACGGCAGGATGACACGCAGGTTGCGGTGAATCTGCCTGACAATCGCCGCCGCCCAGAGACCGTAATACTGCCCACCGTCGCGCGAGGCCGGCCCATGCATCAGGACCACCGGCCCATCACCGGGCGCGATGGATGCGCGAAGTTCGCTGTTTTGCGCCGCGTTGACGGCCTTGAAATCCGCCGGTCCACGAATCACGACGACGCGCGTCGGCGCAACACCGGCCGTGAGCAGGCGCGACCGAATCACTTGCGTCGCCGCGACGACAACAACTTGCGTCGGTGCCGCCAGCACGACGCGCGCGACGCTTCGCGCTTCGGCCGGGTCGAGCACGGTCACAACGCGCGGCCCAGCCCCAGGGATCGCCGCCGCGGCAGCCAGCGCAGACTCTCCCCACGCATGAACAATGCCCGCACCGCTGCGCGATGCAAGTTGATTCAACCGCGGTGCATAATGAAACCATCGGCCCAGGCGCAGCGGCGTCGCCGCGACCAGCTCATTCAGGTATTCCGCCTGCCGCCGGGCTGACTGCCCGTGGATGCAGCACAAGGGGTGCAAGTCGGCCCCGCCGAGTCGCGCGCGCAACGCACCCACCGCCTGCAGAGTTGTCACATCGCAAGTGCCGTCCAATACGTGAAGGACAGGAGGAGTTGACATCGCGCGCGTTATTTCTCCATCTCGCGATGGCCGTAGAACATGAGTGCGACTTCCTTGCCGAGCTTGATGCCCAGCTCCGTGGCAATGTCGCCGGCGGATTTGTCGCCGTCCATCGGGGTCGGGTCGGTCGTCACAACGATGCGCTTGCCGGCTTCGCTGTCGGGCCAGACGCGCGCTTCCTTTTTCCGGTCGGTCGAGATGACTTTAACACGAACAGCGTATTCACCGCGAAAGATCGGCGCGCCCGGTTCGGATTGCAGACTGAAGCGATCCACGCGCAGGTACAGCACATTGGCGGCGCCCAGCTTCTCGCCGATCTGCCGGATCGACAGCTTCGCGTAATCTTTGTCGGACTGCATCATCCGTCGCCAGTCCTCGATCGGCACGATCTTGTCGTTGACATTTTTCGCGATGAAGACCGTGGCGATCGTTTTATGCGTCTCGTTGATCGCCCGCGGCTCGGTCACATGCCCATCGCGATCGTCGATCAGCACCAGCAGGGGTTCATTGGGAATCTTGTATTGCGCATCGATGTACTCGCCGCCGGTGATGTTGGCCCACGCTCCGGCCATCGGCACGCATCCGCCCGCGCCCGCAAGCAGGACCGACCAACACAGCCCCTGCACAACTCGAATCATGTTTTTTGAAAAAGACTCTGGCATGTAACGGCCTCACCGGCGCTCCGGGCCGCGGAGCGATTCCTCATGATCGTAGAACTTCTTCGCCGTGGCCTGGCCGAACTGCGCCACGGCTTCGCGCATCAGCTCGCCATCCGAGAGATCGTTGATCGAGCTTTGGCGATCCGTCGGAAAGTTCGCGACGATCTCCGTTTCGTACACAGCCTCGGTCATGGCGCCCTCGCCGCACTCGTACAGGTTGACGGTGCCGCGCACGCGCCCGCGGCGCAGTTCCTTCGTCGCCGCCGCGCGCGTCGTGTATTCAAGCAAATCGACCTTCAAGACCATGTCGCACTTCAGCTGCTTGCACAACTCGGGCGCGCGCATCGACTCCCAGTCCAGGCCGCTGTCTTCCTGAAACTCCTGCACGTCTCGGCTGGGAATCAGCACGGCGTCGGGAAGGTGCTTCTTCAATTCATAAGTAATCGCGTCGCACACGCGGCGACGGGCCTTCGGATCGATGTCCAGCGTCGTGCGATCCGCCCAGACCAGCACAGCCACGCGCCGATTCCCGATCTTGTTGTACTCCGCCTGGACCGGCCGACCCTTCTCTGGGTCCGTGAAGAAATACGCCAATTGACATCCGGCCCACGGCGCGGACATCGTCAGAATGAGAAACACCGCCATCATTCGCCGCATCGACCCACCGCCTCACCGCAACGGATACGCGCCCGTTGCAAAGCCCATCGCCAGCTTGATCGCCCACCCCCCAACCAGCACGAATCCGACCGTCAGGCTCAACCGCACCGCGCCGACTCGCTCCCAGTTAATCGTCACGATCTCTCCGCGCATCGCAGCAATCAGCGATGCCACCATCAGCACGACCGTCACAATGCACAGCAGGAAGCCCGCCGGCTGGGC includes these proteins:
- a CDS encoding lipid A biosynthesis lauroyl acyltransferase, producing the protein MSLESARHAYLRWVIAPTLRALGMRATTRLAAAIARGVCRMNTPGGQLARRRIVAAVGARSIATDVTVEQMYEHVARFWVEVLFTRRLMRPDRWEAMFRVDGRDQLERLATDRRGCLLATGYYGSLTMGAFALGQIFRPIHVVADTAAQPGLAAWQRDLSRIEGIRIVDRARAAREIPAVLQRGGAVLMVCEQSRRRGPGVPSRFLGADLQAYPTMERLARWYDVPVAVVTCRREPQPTRFTLALHSTHEWRAAMNEGDLTRDLLASLERAVWEEPSQYLWNVPQDGESARSSVESRAHASSRNEVTFLEPRRIAPVNG
- a CDS encoding Glycosyl transferases group 1, producing MSTPPVLHVLDGTCDVTTLQAVGALRARLGGADLHPLCCIHGQSARRQAEYLNELVAATPLRLGRWFHYAPRLNQLASRSGAGIVHAWGESALAAAAAIPGAGPRVVTVLDPAEARSVARVVLAAPTQVVVVAATQVIRSRLLTAGVAPTRVVVIRGPADFKAVNAAQNSELRASIAPGDGPVVLMHGPASRDGGQYYGLWAAAIVRQIHRNLRVILPYESHETKRLLRFVRSIGVEAMVIVPGDRLTWPQLAACADVFLAPAREEVCVEPLASAMAARLVIVGSAVRSIAEMIADRSNGLLVKRAEPKLLAARLLTAIEDSALARTVTDTARAQAYEVFSLRQYADNYERLYDNLRSGRPPGDGINDSAMVA
- the dtpB gene encoding Dipeptide and tripeptide permease B; amino-acid sequence: MSHSGGSSVEYAGDAGRERTFLGHPLGLFVLFFAELWERFNFYGMRALLIFYMTKWFMFEDKFATTSYGAINGLIYATPLIGGMIADRMLGYRRSIVLGGILMACGQFGLLSAGLNILPNSKWTFYTCIAFIVAGNGFFKPNISTMVGTLYKQGDPRRDGAFTIFYMGINIGAFLSPIICGIIGERYGYHYGFGLAGVGMVIGLLCFTLFTKHLGERGLPPVSATAAGGGGLAKSMLLYGGIIAFIPIGAFLVSEPHFVEAYAAPIIGFAFIAYILWEAFRSSKTEREGTLVVVILTTFSIAFWAFFEQAGSSINLFTDRHVDRTVFGWEIPASAFQAVNALFIVLLAPVFSVIWLRLGRVGRDPSSAMKFVLALVQLGLGFVALVLAAKQAEGGAKASLLLLLLAYFFHTTGELCLSPVGLSMVTKMAPTRLAGLLMGMWFLSAAFAHVIGGKLAGYSADWGYSKLYTVIFVTSIACAVLLLVIYPIIKRWEKARIESHNDHAGAFPVVAESKKRA